The proteins below come from a single Candidatus Hydrogenedentota bacterium genomic window:
- a CDS encoding 4Fe-4S ferredoxin, which yields MRSIIRIDEAKCNGCGNCITGCAEGALVLVNGKAKLVRESFCDGLGACIGDCPTGALTIEQREADAFDEAAVLAAAGAAQVPAAAGAGASAAVPAASGCPSGGHGGGCPGSMSRTFGPSAPPAHAGAAPASALRHWPVQLHLISPFAPQYQEADLLIAADCAAFACGAFHTDLLPGKALAIACPKLDELSGYVEKLRDLFTHARPPRVTVARMEVPCCGGLLRLVLEARAQAGSAVPVEEVVIGVSGDLLSRREF from the coding sequence ATGCGCAGCATCATCCGGATAGACGAGGCGAAGTGCAACGGCTGCGGCAACTGCATCACAGGCTGCGCCGAGGGGGCCCTCGTGCTGGTGAACGGCAAGGCGAAGCTGGTGCGGGAGAGTTTTTGCGACGGGCTGGGCGCCTGCATCGGGGACTGCCCGACCGGCGCCCTGACCATAGAACAACGGGAAGCGGACGCGTTTGACGAGGCAGCGGTGCTCGCCGCGGCTGGGGCCGCCCAGGTTCCGGCCGCGGCGGGCGCCGGAGCGTCCGCTGCTGTTCCTGCGGCGTCCGGGTGCCCCTCGGGGGGGCACGGCGGCGGCTGTCCGGGCAGCATGAGCCGGACCTTCGGCCCGTCCGCCCCGCCGGCGCATGCCGGGGCGGCCCCCGCGTCGGCCCTGCGGCACTGGCCGGTGCAGCTTCACCTCATCAGCCCCTTCGCGCCGCAGTATCAGGAGGCGGACCTCCTCATCGCGGCGGACTGCGCCGCCTTCGCCTGCGGGGCGTTCCACACCGACCTGCTTCCCGGAAAGGCGCTGGCCATTGCCTGCCCCAAGCTGGACGAGCTGTCGGGGTATGTCGAGAAGCTGCGGGACCTGTTCACCCACGCGCGGCCCCCGCGCGTGACGGTGGCCCGCATGGAGGTGCCCTGCTGCGGGGGGCTCCTGCGGCTGGTGCTGGAGGCGCGGGCGCAGGCGGGCAGCGCGGTTCCCGTGGAGGAGGTTGTGATCGGCGTGTCCGGGGACCTACTATCACGTCGGGAGTTTTGA